TGTGATTTCATAATTTCATATTTATCATTCATAAGGTGTTCCTATTTCATATGTTTACAATAACATATTGTTTGATATTTGATTTGCAGAAACCTGAAGAAGAGCATGGTGAAGAAGCACTAAAGTGGGAACCTACAATTCCAAGGTGCTCATATTGCAAACAGAAAGGCCACAACTTAAGGTCTTGCACCTCTAGGGTGAGTGAACTCTACATTTTGCTCCATCAACTTGAGTTTAGTTTTTTTTGTAACTTTTGTAAAAAATGTGTAGAAAGTTGACCTTAAAACCAAGACCAAAGAAAATAATGCAGAAGATTAAAGAGTGTTCAAGGAGAAATTGTCTAATCTTCAAAAAGCTCAAACAGAAATGTGTGCTAAAGCATCTGCACCAAGGAGGGCTTATGACAATACCAAGAATACCAAGTCTCGTGGAGGAATTGTGAAGCCCTTCAAACCACCAGCACAGGCAGGACCATCAGGGTGGAATGTGTGGACAGAGATGGTGATCAATTCATAACACTAAAACAACTGCAATCTGCACTAATGTAGAAGAAAAGTATGTTGGGAAAAAGGAAGAACAAAGCTACTTAAGTGACTTGCTTGCTGCTAGACATTTAGAACATCATATCCGTGTGTGCCAAACTATTTTTGTGAATTTATGGTGACTTCCTCTGGCAACACTGATATAATGTTGTGTTGTCTTATTTTGTGGTAAACTTCTTTTGGTAATCATGCTTATGTGTAAGTGAACTAGGTTTATGACAGTTTGGAACTAAGGTTATGGCAATTTGGAACTTATTTTGCGTGTTATGTTTTGGTTTGCTCAAGTTAAAGTACAACTTTCAATTGTTCATAAACATCCAACTACAATTTAGCAACCCCGATTTTATTACAATCTACCAAATTCAGATACACTTAATGCAACAACATCCAACTACATAAAATTAAACTAAACTAAATGCAACAGCCACCAACTATACTAAATGCAACAGCTAAAAAAAAGAGATGTTAGAGATGTTTTATGGCCCATGAATTATTACACCTCTTCTACCACTTATGTCTTGCAAATCCAGTAGAGTAAGATCACCATCCATGTCACAACCAACAAAGTTAGTGTGACTTTGCTACTTGATTTTTCATCTGGCATCATTCTTTGCCCATCAACTTCATTCAAACAAGCTACATTGCTCCTAACTTCAGCTTCACTTTGAAGGCTTCCAAGATAGTTAATCCTCCGCAAAAGCCCATAAATGATGATTCTTGAACGCTCACACAACGGTGCATCCAACCACTGAAAATGACGACATCGGTCGCACGATATAAAACGTCGACCGACATTTAAGTTTGTCCAAGCAGTTTTGACAATAAGCCATGCTCCACATACACACCTTTCACTCATTTTTATTCAACAAATTAGTTATATGGGCATATACATATAACATACAACTTAACTTATATAAGGAGGGAGAAGGAGGATATGACCGTTGGGCACTTTACAATTTTAAGGACAATTTTACTCTTCCCTACATCCAAACTAACGGCACAATCTAACGGAACACTGACGGAAGGGTGCAATATGCAGCGCACTAATATGTCCCGGGTGCGAAGTGCAAATATGCAAAGTATAAATACCAAACTGATAATGGACCAAACCAAAGGGTTGCACGTTGCAATTAACCCTTATAATAAATGTTGCCGTTGTTGAAACAAAAACTCCTTCTTGAGATCCACCAATCCTTTCACGTAGTGTCATCCCCGAATAGCAAACTCTTCTGTTCAAAAACTTAGAGCCCTTTTTACATTTTACATCCTCGTAAAAGCTCAAATAACCAGAACAGTTGAAATTCTCACAAATATAATACCCGAATGTAGTATCATCAATGTTAATTTTTAGATTACGACGACACTCAGCTTCCACTGGTTTTCTTGTTCTCAGCAATATATCTTTGCATGCTTTTGTTGCAAAATACTTTGATTCAAGATTTGATACGCTTCTATAAAGATTGATGAAGCTTCCATTTACCGGTGGCTGTAAAGAATCAGACTGGCTAGACAAGAGTCTAGCAATAGTCCCCATTGGCATCACGAGGAAGCTaaacaaaatattaacaaaatcACTGTTGGCTTCAGCAAATAATACTCTTTCCTCCTGTTTATGGACCAACACTTTGATGGGAATTTGAATATTTGAGGGAGCCATTTCATAGATCAGAGTTTGAGTTTTAGCACTGATGCGCCAAGGCAGCGTCCCCCGGAATATATAACAAGTGTCATGAGATGTGAAGAGTTTTTTTGGAACTAAGCCTTTGATGACGCTTAGAATCCCCAAATTCTCTGTACTGTACTTGCATGTAAACTGCATTTAATTCATCGTAAAAGGCTTTTAAATCTACGAGTTCCAATCACAACATTTAATTATTGTTACATTTAGTTTTTATTAAAGGAACAACACAATAGTTATCTCTTTGTGATGTTATTGAAGAAATTACCTATTTTGTTTAGTCAATTTTTTTTTTAGGAATTTGAACTTTCCCTTAAATAAGTTTTTATTGCAAATTCCAAGTTAATTAAAAAATAAGTGTTTGGTGAGTAAAATTCTTTTTTACTACAAGTTTCAAGTTAATTAAGAAATCTTTGTTTGGTGAGCACAGTTGGATTATTTAAGTGATTAAGAATTTATTATGTACTAGTTAATAACCCGTGTCAAGCACGGACCCGAAATTAAAAATAACAGTATCacattattatttgcataaaactgaaactcataattcgtgcaaaatacagatctaaatataatatataaaatgtttttaaaatatgtagttaaaaaaatcGAAGTTAAGTGTAACTCTAAAATTTTACCGTATAGTTCGAGTTATGCATGCGcctaattatttacttatataaatctGACATATTAACTTATTAAtacgattattttaaagtaaaccgATGCTTGGATGTTCAACAACAAataaaaattatggaaaataaaatttacagagagtaaaagTTAAGTTTTGTCAGTTGAGATgttgagattttattacataaaattttaaaaatagttgtataattttcAAATGAGTACCCAGGTTTGGGACCTAAACATGGTTTCGCTTATTAGTATAAATAGTTGACAACCCGTGCGAAACACGGGACCGAAACTAAAAATttcgaattaatatttgtagataattattcataatccgtgtgaaacacaaattaaaattaatatattaatatcaaatattaaacTGGTACTTGTAAAAAATAGTTATGTAGTTAAAAAGAATCGAATCACTTATAAAATTTTCCAATATAATTGTagttttgcattgttttacttgatataaaaaaaatctaacatattagttttatttttgtgaaactAATTGTATCCCTATCTTATGAACAAATATTTGTTCTTTAGacaatttaatattaattaatataatttgataattatcttataattaactttttcaatatagtttatttaatattacttaattatcgataaaacataatttacaaattaaaagtaaatagatattattaaacttaatttaatattactaaatataatctaaatacaggccataaatttgttactgttaaaatacatttttttaatttaaagtatataaacgttgtgatggacagtaacaaatacgatcgttaaatcaataattatcagtttataagttaataaatgttactaaagtcatttgctattacttaattatttttaaaataatactacagaaaataaagtttacagagaatagAAGTCAATTCGTATTAATAGTTTACTCTGTAGTTagtaatttttcaaaataaaagtaaatatatgttattttacttaatttaacgtaatttaatagttttttaatataatttataaataaataaaaagtttacagagaatataagtcaattcgtgttagtagtttgtagtttttctaaaattaaaaataaatataagttattttacttaatttaacgtaacttaataaatttttaatataatttacaaatcttttaaaaaatatttttattttataaattaaaaaaacgattggatgaacactaacgaaaaagaaaataaaatttataaagaataGAAGTCGAGTTGTGTTTAAAACAAAGTTGATAGAGAATAGAAGTCAACTTATGTCAggtaagtaccaaaatttggtattttggtattttggtacttttagcaccaaattatacattttctcttattaataaagagtatagattGTTTTAGGTATTTGGTTCAATTATCACTTAATCCGAGAATTTCTTAAGAGATTGAATAGTTGAAAGAGTATAGTTATCCATCTTTACGGTCATCCTTTAATTTGTATTTGGAGATTGAATAGTGGGAGATTGTTGGCGGAAATTCTGTAATTTTTGAAGCCAATAACATAATCTTTACTCGGAGATTAAGGTCCTGTTTGGAGTGCGAGAAAAAGTGCGGAAAAAGTGTGatattgtaatttttttaatctatgaatattttgagatataatatataaaaataatgtttttgagaaagtttgatggtgaaactgataACTATTTTTTATAAAAGCTGAAAACAGCACATGCTTTTGCTAACAGAACTTTTAGACTAAAAGCGTTTTTCCAGACAACAGATTTTAGAATTTACCAAATATCTTTCTGACAGAAAAAAATTGTTGTAACTATCTGCAACAGAAATACCAAACGGAGCCTAAATAGTTCAAAATCACAGCTGAACCAAAAGTGGGTTGGGGCCTGGGGTGTTTGAGAGCCCGGATCTTCGAAAAATtagtataatttattttttaCCCTCTATTATATTGTATTTGTTAGTGATTTTTTATCTCACCACCTTGTCAAAATTAAGAAGAAATTTACCTAGAAAAAGGAAGTATTaaataaaaacaaattataaattgtaaaacttaattacatttttaagaaaaattattaaaCAATAGTAAATTATTATAGTACATACACGGTTTATGTTAAAAATTCGAGTCCCGGTAATTTTCAGGGCATTGCGCGGCATCTGGTTGGAACTGATCGAAATATAGCAACTATTGAACAATATAATTCATCCTTATTCCTCAAGAATATATGGAAATAGGTGACTAGGAATGCGTGAAAAGTTATATTTTGACAAACAATATAGAAATACCTAATTAAAACTAAGTTCCAAAGTCTTACTCTCAAACACTCCAAAATTTGGGATGCCAACTTTTAGATCATTGCAGTAAACACATATGCAGCCTTCATAACCATGATCCAGTAAAAAAATTCTCCCTGCAGTAATTTTTCATCTTTTTCTGTGCAAAGTTGACGAAAATAAATAATACATTAAATACATACATGGTCATAAATAACTTATCAATTCCCAATTTCACATACACTCCTTCACTGTTTGTAAATATTtctttgattttatttttattaagacatttttacttttatacatatattaatattttaatatactTTTTGTGATTagttaaaaatataatttttaaataatattttataaattaaaatatacacATATTGtctattttatttaaaaaatacaaataatatttttaattattcaatcaaaaaatattaaaatacgtGCAAAAATCAAAACTcatataaaaaaatgttttaTTTTTATGTACCCAAGGTAGATAAATGGTTAGTTAAATTATCATTATCTAAATATACCTAATagttaaaatatttaatatatatttatataattttaataagaCACTTAATATGtgttaaaaatatataacttatatgtataataaaattttacatttatatttatattatattttaatatattagattagatttattaatatttttataaatatgtaATGTTTCTTAAAATAATTAATAGAATTGGTCcaatataaaatcatattttAACACTTAATATAACATaaagttaaaatattaaatatgaaataaaaaatttaacacatatatatatatattataaatataatatgaaTATATGTTTATATTGATGTGCAAAATTAGGTTAAAATAAGGTAAAAAATTGACATAAAACCGTTGATATTTTAGCTAATGGCTACAGATCAACAAACAGATAACAGATATAGAAATGGAATACAGATATCTAAATTTTTTGCTAAAATATATCATGGTTGGAGTAGTATATTTTTTAGCTAATATGTATAAAACTATGCCACCTAGACTTTTTAGCTAACAATAGTGGTGatggttggagatgctctaacaTAATGTTctctttttattttttaaaaatataacatatcacttcaaatcatttttaaatattatttaattcttaataaaaaaattaaaatctaatataataaactatgttttaattatatattttagaATTTATATAAGTAatgttttttaattttatttttttctattttttaatatgttacatatttataattgtaatatttctttatttataatatttacttaaaatatttacataaatatgaaaatataaaGATATTTTTATTGAATATCTTTTTGTTAAATACATGTTTTATTTTCAGTTGTattgattaaaattaacttaaatttattttaattgtatatttaaaattaataaaaaatattttgaatatatgtaACACCTATATAGTACAAATCCTTAAGTAAAATTTTAGATAATTATTTTTTAGCTAACAGATTTGCATGTTACCCTTATATATGTTCTTAATGTTTACAAGATTAGAAAGTTGTTATTTAATGCTGGCATGGTTATAACTTATAACTGAGGGATACTCCATTTAGCACCACCCGTAATAACAAAGACAACTTTACATACATCTCAAATTCAAAAACCTAGTGCTGAAAAAAGAAGAAGCATATCTGCATTTTATGGAAAAACACAGACCCTTCACAAATGAAGGTTCAATATCATTGTTGTTGATCTTAAGCTTCTGACACTAAGTTTTGAGGAGTTTCTAGTAAAAGGCAACATACTAACATCTTCACATGGTTGTGTTgtaaaatacttgatttcaagattTGCAATGCTTCTATATGCATAGAGTCTTGCCAGATGCCACAGTTGGAACTTGGCAATGTCAAGATGGAAAAGAATATCCACAAAGTCACTATCTGCAATATGGATCAACACTTTCAAACCAATTTCAATACATGAGACACCAATCTTTTTAACCGTCATTTCTGTCATCAATTTAAGTAATTATAACAAATTCTATTTAAGACCTCATACAGAAATGTAGATTTGAAGGTTTCATATTGAACTTGCAAAAGCATATGATGATTGATGACTAtaatttctattttccaaaaGAACATTTTTATAGTTTAAATAAGAACATAGAAACCAGATACAACGGCATAAAAAGACTAATTCCATCAACTCGTACTAATACGTAAACTTTCATTAAGAAAAGGCCCAGAATTACTTACCAACAGAATAAACAATGGCAAAGAATATCAACTTGACGAATGTTTTTACTAACAAGTACTGTGCAATATTAAGCCTGTTCCAACTAGCAAGTACATTATTAAAAAAAACCTCATTCGTCCAGTTTTGTCAACATTAAACCAATGTCCATCTTCTTGATAGCAATTTTCAGGTATTGAGTATGCTCTACTCCCTTTTGGGGCTGCCTCCCAGGCTCTGTATCAAGTGCTGTAGGTTATTCATTATAGATGAAGCTGATAACAGTAATCCCCTCAGTGAGTTATTAGCCTGCATTTTATTAAACTAGACATTTGTCAACTCATATCAAGCCAAATTACTCTAAAATTAAGCAATTTTCCTGTTTCTGACTTTATTACCTCTTCCGGGCTACCTCGAGATCCTCAGCACCACTTGGCTTCCTCACTAATTTCTTCGTGTCTGGCTTGGTCCGTATCAAATGCTTGAGGCTATTGGTTAAAACTGAAGTTGACATGAGTGCTTCCCTCAATAAGGTAAATGCCTGCAATATGTATTTCAAACAAACCATAATTATAACACATAATATAAGGTACATAGCACTACAATTAAGCTTCTTCTTTTTTATTTAATTGGGATTCCTCACCTCTTTCCTACCTATGTGGATCACCTGTTCCTCAATATCACTTGGAGAAACATTTGAACTCTGGATATATTTGACATAAGACATTGATGATAATGGAGTCACTACCAAGTCATCTGTCACCATAAACTTTGTAGGCCGCCTTAAAATCCCCCATTCATCCACCGGACTTACTAAATTTAATTCACAATGTGAACCAGCATATTTGGTAGTCAACTGGTAGAAGAAAAATTTCCCATATGCAACTTTAGAGGAACAGTAAAATTTATGAATGCTATTTTCTTTAAAATGGAACTGTTGTTTGAGAAATAGATTAAACATAGACAATTGAGGGAAAAGTAAAATATCTTCCATTTTTTGCGATTCGATGTATTCACCAACATTCAAATTTGATACACTTTGATGTATATTTTTTGCACAAAGTGCTGGACTGTTATCGCTTTCCAACATGCTAATAACATTTCCTAATGGAAGGGTGAGCAAGTTGAATAGGAAGTTTATGAAATCTTCTGAACACTGAGCTAACAATATCTTGCTACTCGATTTCTGCACCAGCACTTTAACCGTCATCTTCTGGAGGTTACTAGAAATCTTGTGCAGAATAAAACAGAAGAAGCTAATGATGCCCTCTGTACTCATCTTGCATTTAACAGGTTGAACTGATTTGTTGATCATAATTTCCTTATTGCAAAAAAACATTCTAGTTAAAGGAGTCTTCGACAGGATTGAGTATCTAAGCAAATCTATTATCTGTCACAAGAAGGATTAATATTGATTAGAAGAGCAATGTGTGGAATGTAAATAacatttataaaattttaatagaAAAAATTACCTCAATGGATCCAATATTAAAAGTCTTCTCTTCAAGTACTCCAAAATCTGTAATTCCAGAACTTTTAAATGATCCAAAAACTGATGACGGAATATTAGGAATTACATTTAAATCATCTGTTATCACGAAGCATGCATTCGTGGGAACAAAGACCCCTTGTCGACCTTATCGGAATAAAATGTGCTTTTCTGTTTAAATAATTGCAGCAGTTTTTGCATAGTACACCACGGTAGGTGCTCAAATAGGAAGGGGAATTATTTTTTGTACAGTCCATATCCTCGCACGTATAATAATCGACGGACTTATTATCATCAATGTTGATTTTAAGCTTTTGACACTCCCTTTCTGCTGAGTTTCTTGTATTTAACAACATATCTTTGCATGCTTCAGATGCAAAATACTCTGCTTCAAGATTTTCTATGCTTTTATATAAATTGTTGAAGCTTCCGATGGTTGGTTGTTCCGCAGAATTAGGATGTTTGGACAAGAGTCTAACAATAGTCCCCATTGGCATTGTGAGGAAGCTAAACAGAATGTCAACAAAATCACTGTTTGCCTCAGCAAATATCACTCTTTTCTCTTCTTTATGGATCAACACTTTCAATGGAATTTGAATATTTGAGGAAGCCATTTTGTTGTTTATAACAGAATATGCTCTGTTTTTACTGTGGAAGGTTGGGTTCCTAGAACTCTATGTATAAGTTTATTAAGAATTGAGATGAAGCATTTGATAGACCGTCCACATTTCTAGGAACATTGATTTCCAAGAGTTTATGATGTACACTACAAGAAGTCTCTAACCACCTATGACCAAGGACGTGGCATTTGAGCCTTTTCACTTCCACGGTAAAAAATATTACTGTAATAATATACCCTTCGTGAAATGTAAAGGAATTcaactttttttttatttttcaaaaaaaaaataacaACATTTTCAGTCGTATTTTCTTGCAAATTATGGAACCTTCAACTCAAAAGCGATAGATGAATTTGAATAAGGACTACATAAGCCCAACACCAGTACAGGGCAACAACCCAATTTCAATAATGGATGAGTGTACCACTTTACATCTCTATAATTTAATTATTTCACACTTTTTTTGTCGAATTAGACAATTTTTATAACATATAGACCACGGTTGAATATAATCATTAggagattttatttatttttttgtttgtAAAAAAATTTCGTACCTTACCGATCATTAGTACATCGATTGTTACCGTGATCAAATTGTGTCTTTTAATTTGTAAGTAACTATTTTTCTCTCCATATTCATGTGAGAGTTTTGTTTTTCTCTCCATATTCGTAAGAGATTAAGTACATTGTGGGAGTTTTAGGTCGTGATCATTATGTGAATGAAGAAGATATTGGGCAAAATATGGCGAGTCTAGTAATTGCAGAGGAGGAAAATGAAGTTTTTGTGTTAAAAGGGGACATTGACGAGAGCGTGAACAGACATGAACTCTGTATTGTACGGAGATTGCTTACAGGAAAAAAGTGTCAATACAAAAGCTATGAAGTCTAAAATCGCGAGGAGACCTATGATGGGAATAAATGTTAAGAATATTCAATCTGGCATATATCTATTTCA
The sequence above is drawn from the Apium graveolens cultivar Ventura chromosome 2, ASM990537v1, whole genome shotgun sequence genome and encodes:
- the LOC141689750 gene encoding uncharacterized protein LOC141689750, with product MAPSNIQIPIKVLVHKQEERVLFAEANSDFVNILFSFLVMPMGTIARLLSSQSDSLQPPVNGSFINLYRSVSNLESKYFATKACKDILLRTRKPVEAECRRNLKINIDDTTFGYYICENFNCSGYLSFYEDVKCKKGSKFLNRRVCYSGMTLRERIGGSQEGVFVSTTATFIIRVNCNVQPFGLVHYQFGIYTLHICTSHPGHISALHIAPFRQCSVRLCR
- the LOC141689758 gene encoding uncharacterized protein LOC141689758, coding for MASSNIQIPLKVLIHKEEKRVIFAEANSDFVDILFSFLTMPMGTIVRLLSKHPNSAEQPTIGSFNNLYKSIENLEAEYFASEACKDMLLNTRNSAERECQKLKINIDDNKSVDYYTCEDMDFFGSFKSSGITDFGVLEEKTFNIGSIEIIDLLRYSILSKTPLTRMFFCNKEIMINKSVQPVKCKMSTEGIISFFCFILHKISSNLQKMTVKVLVQKSSSKILLAQCSEDFINFLFNLLTLPLGNVISMLESDNSPALCAKNIHQSVSNLNVGEYIESQKMEDILLFPQLSMFNLFLKQQFHFKENSIHKFYCSSKVAYGKFFFYQLTTKYAGSHCELNLVSPVDEWGILRRPTKFMVTDDLVVTPLSSMSYVKYIQSSNVSPSDIEEQVIHIGRKEAFTLLREALMSTSVLTNSLKHLIRTKPDTKKLVRKPSGAEDLEVARKRLNIAQYLLVKTFVKLIFFAIVYSVEMTVKKIGVSCIEIGLKVLIHIADSDFVDILFHLDIAKFQLWHLARLYAYRSIANLEIKYFTTQPCEDVNLKAFYDELNAVYMQVQYREFGDSKRHQRLSSKKTLHIS